Proteins co-encoded in one Sinobacterium norvegicum genomic window:
- the fis gene encoding DNA-binding transcriptional regulator Fis produces MNDSAAVAINTEDRELKSNFTQAPVASAQTLRDSVETALNNYFSHLDGQPVTEVYDMVLAEVEAPLLERVMQYTRNNQTKASIILGLNRGTLRKKLKQYDLL; encoded by the coding sequence ATGAACGATTCTGCAGCCGTGGCAATCAACACCGAAGACCGCGAATTAAAGAGCAACTTTACCCAGGCCCCTGTGGCCTCTGCCCAAACACTGCGCGACAGTGTTGAGACTGCGCTTAACAACTACTTTTCGCATCTAGACGGCCAGCCAGTCACAGAGGTGTACGACATGGTACTCGCAGAGGTTGAAGCACCGTTGCTTGAGCGTGTGATGCAATACACCCGCAACAACCAAACCAAGGCCTCCATCATTCTTGGCTTGAACCGCGGCACGCTGCGCAAGAAGCTCAAGCAGTACGACCTGCTGTAA
- the coq7 gene encoding 2-polyprenyl-3-methyl-6-methoxy-1,4-benzoquinone monooxygenase: MTSPKLSFLDRLCLNADTALRTLIPGAAQATRDNPANQYDESIDQQDCRHIAGLMRINHTGEVCAQALYQGQATTAKLPEVAEAMNHAAAEEIDHLAWCEQRLRQLNSQPSLLNPLFYGLSFSIGAAAGFIGDKYSLGFVAATEDQVCKHLQDHLEQIDPNDQRSRAILRQMLVDEEQHATLALDAGGLKFPKPVKELMSLTAKAMTATTYRI, encoded by the coding sequence ATGACATCGCCGAAACTTTCTTTTCTTGACCGACTCTGCCTCAATGCCGATACCGCATTGCGGACTCTGATTCCTGGTGCCGCACAGGCCACCCGCGACAATCCCGCCAATCAGTATGATGAATCCATCGATCAGCAGGACTGCCGCCATATTGCCGGCTTGATGCGCATCAACCATACTGGCGAAGTCTGCGCCCAGGCACTCTATCAGGGCCAGGCCACCACCGCCAAACTGCCGGAGGTGGCCGAGGCGATGAACCATGCCGCCGCTGAAGAGATTGACCACCTTGCCTGGTGTGAGCAGCGTCTGCGTCAGCTCAACAGCCAACCCAGCCTGCTAAACCCGCTGTTTTATGGCCTGTCCTTCAGCATCGGTGCCGCAGCTGGCTTTATTGGCGATAAATACAGCCTCGGCTTTGTCGCCGCGACCGAGGATCAGGTCTGCAAACACCTGCAAGATCATCTCGAACAAATTGACCCGAACGACCAGCGCAGCCGGGCAATCCTCCGGCAAATGTTGGTCGATGAGGAGCAACACGCCACCCTCGCCCTCGACGCAGGCGGTCTTAAATTCCCCAAGCCAGTCAAAGAGCTGATGAGCCTGACCGCGAAGGCCATGACGGCAACAACTTACCGTATTTAA
- the trpC gene encoding indole-3-glycerol phosphate synthase TrpC yields MTTPTILKTIVNRKHEEVAERKVVRSYSELQQIAEQVSKPRGFVAAMEEKIAAGKAAVIAEIKKASPSKGVIRQDFYPEQIAKSYQKGGAACLSVLTDVDFFQGSNEYLQIARNACDLPVIRKDFIIDEYQVMEARAIGADCILLIAACLDDVQMKKLADLAQWLGMDVLIEVHNLEELERTLPLETRLIGINNRNLHTFDCTLDTTFDLLAQIPEDRIVITESGIHCIDDVMAMRGHDVNAFLVGEAFMRADEPGDQLMRLFF; encoded by the coding sequence ATGACAACACCCACTATTTTAAAGACTATTGTCAATCGCAAGCACGAAGAAGTTGCCGAACGTAAGGTTGTTCGTAGCTATAGCGAACTGCAGCAAATAGCGGAACAGGTTTCCAAGCCCCGCGGATTTGTTGCCGCAATGGAAGAGAAAATCGCTGCTGGTAAGGCCGCTGTGATCGCCGAGATTAAGAAAGCATCGCCCTCCAAAGGTGTTATTCGCCAAGATTTCTATCCCGAGCAAATAGCCAAGAGCTACCAAAAGGGCGGGGCGGCCTGTCTGTCAGTCTTAACCGATGTCGATTTCTTCCAGGGCAGTAATGAGTATTTGCAGATTGCCCGTAACGCCTGTGACCTGCCGGTTATTCGCAAAGATTTTATTATCGATGAATATCAGGTGATGGAAGCCCGGGCCATTGGTGCGGATTGTATTTTGTTGATTGCCGCCTGTCTTGACGATGTGCAGATGAAAAAGCTGGCCGATCTGGCGCAATGGCTGGGCATGGATGTATTGATCGAGGTGCACAACCTCGAAGAGCTCGAGCGCACGCTGCCGCTGGAGACCCGTTTGATTGGTATTAACAACCGCAATCTGCACACCTTCGATTGCACGCTGGATACCACCTTCGATCTGCTGGCGCAGATTCCTGAGGACCGTATCGTGATTACCGAGAGTGGTATCCATTGTATCGATGATGTGATGGCCATGCGCGGCCATGATGTTAATGCTTTCTTGGTCGGAGAGGCCTTTATGCGTGCCGACGAGCCGGGCGACCAGCTGATGCGTTTATTCTTTTAA
- the purD gene encoding phosphoribosylamine--glycine ligase, with the protein MNVLIIGSGGREHALAWKAAQSAAVDTVFIAPGNAGSIGENKLKNIAIDAMDFVALADFAESNNVGLTIVGPEAPLVEGVVDYFQSRQLRCFGPSKGAAQLEGSKAFTKDFLARHNIPTGYYQNFTDVDQALAYIQQQGAPIVVKADGLAAGKGVIVAETVAQAEEAVRDMLSGNAFGEAGCRVVIEEFLGGEEASFIVVVDGKNAVAMATSQDHKRVGEGDTGPNTGGMGAYSPAPVVTDEIHQRVMQEVIYPTVEGMAAEGNDYTGFLYAGLMIDADGTPKVIEYNCRFGDPETQPIMMRLQSDLVELCNAALDKTLDKVTTAWDPRPAVGVVLAAGGYPGDYTKGDVISGLNNSSSADQKVFHAGTAQQGDNIVTNGGRILCATALGNSVTEAQQSAYQLTAQIDWQGVYYRNDIGYRAIAREQKK; encoded by the coding sequence ATGAATGTATTAATTATCGGTAGCGGCGGACGGGAACACGCTCTCGCTTGGAAGGCTGCTCAGTCAGCAGCGGTCGACACCGTTTTTATCGCCCCCGGCAACGCTGGCAGCATCGGCGAAAATAAATTAAAAAATATTGCCATCGATGCGATGGACTTTGTCGCCCTGGCAGATTTTGCCGAGTCGAATAATGTTGGCCTTACCATTGTTGGCCCCGAAGCACCGCTTGTTGAAGGTGTGGTCGATTATTTCCAAAGCCGCCAACTGCGATGCTTTGGTCCCAGCAAAGGTGCCGCACAGCTCGAGGGTTCTAAAGCTTTCACCAAAGATTTCTTAGCCCGCCACAATATCCCCACCGGCTATTATCAAAACTTCACCGATGTTGATCAGGCTCTGGCCTACATTCAACAACAGGGCGCACCGATTGTTGTCAAAGCCGATGGCTTAGCCGCCGGCAAGGGCGTCATCGTTGCCGAGACTGTCGCCCAGGCTGAGGAAGCCGTGCGTGACATGCTCTCTGGCAATGCCTTTGGTGAAGCCGGTTGTCGTGTCGTCATCGAGGAGTTTCTCGGCGGCGAAGAGGCGAGTTTCATCGTCGTTGTCGACGGCAAAAATGCCGTTGCCATGGCCACCAGCCAAGATCACAAACGCGTTGGCGAAGGCGATACTGGCCCTAATACCGGCGGCATGGGTGCATATTCACCCGCTCCTGTGGTCACCGATGAGATTCATCAGCGTGTGATGCAAGAAGTGATATACCCCACGGTCGAGGGTATGGCTGCTGAGGGCAATGACTACACTGGGTTTCTCTATGCCGGCTTAATGATTGATGCCGATGGCACACCCAAGGTTATCGAATATAACTGCCGCTTTGGCGACCCTGAAACTCAGCCAATTATGATGCGCCTGCAATCCGACCTGGTTGAACTGTGTAATGCCGCCCTCGACAAGACCCTGGATAAGGTCACTACAGCCTGGGACCCACGTCCTGCCGTTGGCGTGGTATTAGCAGCGGGAGGATACCCTGGCGACTACACTAAAGGCGATGTTATCAGCGGCTTGAATAACAGCAGCAGCGCCGACCAAAAAGTCTTCCATGCCGGCACTGCACAGCAGGGCGACAACATCGTGACCAACGGCGGCCGCATTCTATGTGCCACCGCTCTGGGCAATTCTGTCACCGAGGCGCAACAGTCAGCCTACCAGTTGACCGCACAAATCGACTGGCAGGGCGTGTACTACCGCAACGATATCGGTTATCGTGCGATAGCGCGCGAACAAAAAAAATAA
- a CDS encoding hybrid sensor histidine kinase/response regulator has protein sequence MFRYLNLGYFSLILFAGLIALPASAAPIFEVTPTLKQQSLRAHLDLYIDDNNDVDQQAILDHEMQIEFIPANYYRLQKLPENSAIWLRFSIHNSADNQRITLRIQPNTIDQYQLYSLNEQHLTLLADGGDTTVFKDREIVLPPLYQNIDIATGSTHTFYLKLYSLSTQSLDLVLFNTNYLHSYIAEQSWLAGAVTGLFVILVVINSLAFILFRRNPIYLYQAIYIAAIAGVLMNQLGYGYYVFGSTEQYNFQALVLYTNIAFICLMQIVILLNSFKPPIGLNSYTLLRLAQCAGVAFIAAEFLAPQSVNSNLANVYALVILCSVITTSLVEYIKTSNRHLLFFALIRIFGVVGILIYLSSSILEDQSNFSGVMLITFIGLIELSLMNALFFYQSAQKFRSETVGIINQAISDSQKEQHSLLLNTVNSKVSAPVSDMISIANLLAKDALNSQQREHIVALLTSGNTLLNTLDEVIDENRILSGNIQFSEEYFELNQLIQQCCDGFQKLAQQKNIELIANLQNTFALNCYGDRFRIRQIFLVLIHNAIYNTEYGEVVVSCKTSFTDNNNASITLVVKDTSHGINIHQQRQLFNHPQKQFSDEPPLAAIYHLAKLMKGDITVQSQIGAGCILRLQLDLPAKPLNADDNDVSQNLHGLTALIVDDNERSCSVVRDFLSGWDIKTDSAINASEALAKLRNKANIREAYDLLLINYELQSLNGLQLAERVKDDDQLNQLGHITILMASQLSSVEASLYREAGIHRRIEKPIDYNQLKLLLVEEVEKQNERRKTAELTPMAKPKIDRLAVLIAEDNIVSAKVLMGMFKKLDVYCQAVSNGQEALEAVQKNSFDLVFMDGEMPVLNGIEATRAIRLWEQKNNLQPTPILALTAHVQSQYKEDCIAAGMNDHLAKPVDIHQLQLVLKHWSALVGNN, from the coding sequence TTGTTTCGCTATCTCAATCTCGGCTACTTTTCGCTCATTCTCTTCGCCGGCTTAATCGCCTTGCCCGCCTCTGCGGCGCCGATCTTTGAAGTCACTCCGACGCTTAAACAACAAAGCCTCAGAGCCCATCTCGACCTCTATATTGACGATAACAATGATGTTGATCAGCAAGCCATTCTCGATCATGAGATGCAGATTGAGTTTATTCCGGCTAATTACTATCGATTGCAAAAGCTGCCTGAAAACAGCGCAATCTGGCTGCGTTTTTCCATTCACAATAGTGCCGACAATCAACGCATCACCCTGCGCATCCAACCCAATACAATCGACCAATATCAGCTGTATTCGCTGAACGAGCAGCACCTCACTCTACTCGCCGACGGAGGTGATACCACCGTTTTCAAAGATCGAGAAATTGTTTTACCACCGCTTTATCAAAATATCGACATTGCCACAGGCAGCACCCATACCTTTTATCTAAAACTCTATTCGCTTTCTACCCAGAGCCTCGATCTCGTCCTGTTCAATACTAACTACCTCCACAGCTATATCGCCGAACAAAGCTGGCTGGCCGGTGCGGTTACCGGCTTATTTGTCATCTTGGTCGTCATTAATTCATTGGCCTTTATACTGTTCCGACGAAATCCAATCTATCTGTATCAAGCGATTTATATCGCCGCCATTGCCGGTGTACTAATGAACCAGCTGGGCTACGGATACTACGTGTTTGGTTCAACCGAGCAATATAATTTTCAAGCGCTGGTGCTCTACACCAATATCGCCTTCATCTGCCTGATGCAAATCGTTATCTTGCTCAACAGCTTTAAGCCGCCTATTGGCCTCAACAGTTATACGCTGCTTCGCCTTGCGCAGTGCGCTGGGGTGGCATTCATCGCGGCCGAATTTTTGGCCCCACAGTCGGTGAACAGCAACTTAGCCAATGTTTATGCCCTGGTTATTTTATGCTCCGTCATTACTACCTCGCTGGTTGAGTACATTAAAACCAGCAACCGCCATCTGCTGTTTTTTGCCCTCATTCGCATCTTCGGTGTTGTCGGCATTCTGATCTATTTATCCAGCAGTATTTTGGAAGATCAGTCCAACTTTTCTGGCGTCATGCTGATCACGTTTATCGGTCTGATAGAGCTCAGTTTAATGAATGCTCTGTTTTTCTATCAATCAGCACAAAAATTTCGCTCAGAGACAGTTGGGATTATTAACCAGGCCATCAGCGACAGTCAGAAAGAACAACACAGTTTGCTACTCAATACCGTCAACAGCAAGGTCAGCGCCCCCGTCAGCGATATGATTTCAATCGCCAACCTCTTGGCTAAAGACGCCTTAAACAGTCAGCAACGCGAACACATCGTAGCGTTACTCACCAGCGGTAACACCTTGCTTAACACCCTCGATGAGGTCATTGATGAGAACCGGATTCTCAGTGGTAACATCCAATTCAGCGAAGAGTACTTCGAGCTGAATCAGCTGATACAACAGTGCTGCGACGGTTTTCAAAAATTGGCACAGCAGAAGAACATCGAACTGATTGCCAACCTACAAAACACCTTTGCCCTCAATTGCTATGGCGACCGCTTCCGTATCCGGCAGATTTTTTTAGTGTTGATTCACAACGCCATTTACAATACTGAATACGGCGAGGTGGTGGTGAGCTGCAAGACCTCGTTCACCGACAATAACAACGCCAGTATTACCTTGGTGGTTAAGGATACCAGCCACGGCATCAACATCCACCAACAGCGACAGCTGTTTAACCACCCCCAGAAGCAATTTTCAGACGAACCACCACTGGCGGCAATATATCATCTGGCCAAGCTGATGAAGGGCGATATCACCGTGCAGAGCCAGATCGGAGCAGGCTGTATTTTACGGCTTCAGCTTGACCTTCCCGCCAAGCCATTGAATGCCGACGATAATGATGTAAGCCAAAATCTGCACGGCCTAACCGCACTCATTGTCGACGACAATGAACGCAGCTGTTCAGTGGTTCGCGACTTCTTATCCGGTTGGGATATCAAGACCGACAGCGCAATTAATGCCAGCGAGGCATTAGCCAAACTACGCAACAAGGCCAATATCAGAGAGGCTTACGACCTGCTGCTAATCAACTATGAGCTGCAATCCCTCAATGGCTTGCAGCTGGCCGAACGAGTAAAAGATGACGACCAGCTTAACCAACTTGGCCATATTACTATTCTCATGGCCTCACAACTGAGCTCCGTCGAAGCCAGCCTCTATCGCGAGGCAGGCATTCATCGTCGAATAGAAAAACCCATCGACTATAACCAGCTAAAGCTGCTGTTGGTCGAGGAGGTTGAAAAACAGAATGAACGACGAAAAACCGCTGAGCTAACCCCAATGGCCAAGCCGAAGATCGACCGATTAGCGGTGCTGATTGCCGAGGACAATATCGTCAGCGCCAAGGTGTTAATGGGCATGTTCAAGAAGCTCGACGTCTATTGCCAGGCGGTGTCCAACGGTCAGGAGGCCCTGGAAGCTGTGCAGAAGAACTCCTTCGATTTGGTCTTTATGGACGGTGAGATGCCCGTACTCAACGGTATAGAGGCAACCCGAGCGATACGGTTGTGGGAGCAAAAAAACAATCTACAGCCAACGCCAATTCTGGCACTGACTGCGCATGTGCAGAGCCAATACAAGGAGGACTGTATTGCCGCTGGCATGAACGACCACCTCGCCAAACCGGTCGATATTCATCAATTACAGCTGGTGTTAAAACATTGGTCTGCACTGGTCGGCAACAACTGA
- the dusB gene encoding tRNA dihydrouridine synthase DusB, which yields MVQIGAYKIEGKAVLAPMAGVTDRPFRQLCKQFGAALVVSEMVTSDTRLWNTRKSKLRLDHRGEVAPRAVQIAGGDAEMMAEATRQNVALGAQIIDINMGCPAKKVCKKAAGSALLKDQQLVQDILEAAVDAAGDTPVTLKIRTGWSPDQRNGVTIARIAEDAGIRSLAVHGRTRADAYKGEAEYDTIAAIKAAVDIPVFANGDINSPEKAAAVLDYTQADGVMIGRAAQGKPWLFDQINHFLSTGQYLPAPSNHEIHHVMNSHLAELYGFYGEFMGVRIARKHVGWYLQEHHINRQLKQQFNRLESASEQQFWLTKLFDDFPKEHHP from the coding sequence TTGGTCCAGATTGGCGCTTACAAGATAGAGGGAAAAGCGGTGCTTGCACCGATGGCCGGTGTTACCGACCGTCCTTTCCGTCAGCTTTGCAAGCAGTTCGGCGCCGCTCTTGTGGTCTCCGAGATGGTGACCAGCGATACCCGCCTGTGGAACACTCGCAAATCCAAGCTCCGTCTCGACCACCGTGGCGAAGTAGCCCCCCGCGCGGTACAAATTGCCGGTGGTGACGCCGAGATGATGGCTGAGGCGACTCGCCAGAACGTCGCTCTTGGTGCCCAGATCATCGATATCAATATGGGCTGTCCGGCGAAAAAAGTGTGTAAAAAAGCCGCCGGCTCAGCCCTGCTCAAAGACCAACAATTGGTACAGGATATTCTCGAGGCCGCTGTCGACGCTGCTGGCGACACCCCAGTGACGCTCAAAATTAGAACCGGCTGGTCACCGGATCAGCGCAACGGCGTCACTATTGCCCGTATCGCCGAAGATGCCGGCATCCGTTCATTGGCCGTCCATGGCCGTACCCGAGCCGATGCTTACAAGGGCGAGGCCGAATACGACACCATTGCCGCAATCAAGGCCGCCGTCGATATTCCGGTCTTTGCCAATGGGGATATTAACAGCCCAGAGAAAGCCGCCGCCGTGCTTGACTACACTCAGGCTGACGGCGTCATGATCGGCCGCGCCGCCCAGGGAAAGCCCTGGCTATTTGACCAAATCAATCATTTCCTCAGTACTGGCCAATACCTGCCGGCACCGAGCAACCACGAAATTCATCATGTTATGAATTCCCATCTCGCTGAGCTTTATGGCTTTTATGGCGAGTTTATGGGGGTACGTATCGCCCGCAAACACGTGGGTTGGTATTTGCAAGAACATCACATCAACCGTCAACTCAAGCAACAATTTAACCGCCTTGAGAGTGCCAGCGAACAACAATTTTGGCTGACCAAACTTTTTGACGACTTTCCCAAGGAGCACCACCCATGA
- the crp gene encoding cAMP-activated global transcriptional regulator CRP, which produces MLALQPEIKGLDDFLQHCHKRRYPVRSTIIYAGDRSDSLYFIIGGSVTVAIEDNSDGREIIVAYLNKGDFFGEMGLFDQDSRSAWVRAKTECEVAEISYAKFNELCENYPDVIYALSTQMAKRLRQTTRKVGDLAFLDVTGRVARALLDLCKQPDALTHPDGMQIKITRQEIGRIVGCSREMVGRVLKTLEEQGLVNVKGKTMVVFGTR; this is translated from the coding sequence ATGCTTGCTTTACAACCAGAAATTAAAGGCTTAGATGACTTTCTACAGCATTGTCACAAGCGTCGCTATCCTGTGCGCAGCACGATTATCTATGCCGGTGATCGTAGTGATTCGCTGTACTTTATCATTGGCGGCTCGGTAACCGTTGCCATTGAAGACAACAGTGATGGCCGTGAAATTATCGTCGCCTACCTGAACAAAGGCGATTTTTTTGGCGAAATGGGCCTGTTTGATCAGGACTCCCGCAGCGCTTGGGTCCGCGCCAAAACTGAATGTGAAGTAGCCGAAATCAGTTACGCAAAGTTTAATGAGCTGTGTGAAAACTATCCTGATGTCATCTATGCGCTGAGCACTCAAATGGCTAAGCGCCTTCGCCAGACCACCCGCAAAGTTGGAGACTTGGCCTTTTTAGATGTCACCGGACGTGTCGCCCGAGCACTGTTAGACCTGTGCAAGCAACCCGATGCACTCACCCACCCCGACGGCATGCAAATAAAGATTACCCGGCAGGAAATTGGACGCATTGTAGGCTGCTCACGAGAGATGGTTGGCCGTGTCTTAAAAACCCTGGAAGAGCAAGGTTTGGTCAATGTGAAAGGCAAGACCATGGTGGTATTCGGCACCCGATAG
- a CDS encoding DUF3426 domain-containing protein, with protein MEPKVTRCPNCQTAFRVTEHQLTLAAGSVRCGSCLNVFAAADHWDDNDDDTNITDDSPSLPPTLAEDPLFNFSLGNDDSQHDNSTTGNSSSNSALSDSFINLEALDEPQGFSDVDVFSNNEDSDDDEDDESWARALLEEIEQSSPEELYQPTNTPDETDSDHAQPSVDHSPADEVDEQPAASPHQADSFSADSPIADRAALVNAIESEPVELHHHHNHSKQWLWSALSVLMLVILLAQYAWFNINSLSRESTLRPWYQKVCEHIGCQLPPLYDISKISSRNIIVRPNTDNDQLLNVDMIIINNANFDQPYPKIRVTFSDVNNTVISSRGFTKDEYLHGELSGSKQMPKQRQIHVPLLLVSPGDNAINYKITFEADEKK; from the coding sequence ATGGAGCCAAAAGTTACTCGCTGCCCTAACTGCCAAACCGCATTTAGGGTAACAGAACATCAGCTAACGCTTGCCGCTGGCAGTGTGCGCTGTGGCTCCTGCCTCAACGTCTTTGCCGCCGCCGATCACTGGGACGACAACGACGATGATACAAATATTACCGACGACAGCCCCTCGCTGCCCCCAACTCTTGCCGAAGACCCGCTGTTTAATTTCAGTCTCGGCAACGATGACAGCCAGCACGACAACTCGACCACCGGCAACAGCTCGAGCAACAGCGCACTCAGCGATAGCTTTATCAACCTTGAGGCCCTCGATGAGCCGCAGGGCTTCAGCGATGTCGATGTCTTCAGCAACAATGAAGACAGCGACGATGACGAGGATGATGAATCGTGGGCTCGGGCGCTGCTTGAGGAAATCGAACAGTCCAGCCCAGAAGAACTGTACCAACCCACGAACACCCCAGACGAAACCGACAGCGACCACGCACAGCCCTCGGTCGATCACAGTCCCGCCGATGAGGTGGACGAGCAGCCAGCTGCCAGCCCTCATCAAGCCGACAGTTTCAGCGCAGACTCACCGATTGCCGACCGCGCCGCTCTGGTCAATGCCATTGAATCTGAGCCGGTCGAGCTACACCATCACCACAATCACAGTAAACAATGGCTATGGTCAGCCCTCAGCGTCTTAATGCTGGTCATTCTGCTCGCCCAGTACGCCTGGTTCAATATCAACAGCCTGAGCCGTGAAAGCACACTCCGCCCGTGGTACCAAAAAGTCTGCGAGCATATCGGCTGCCAATTACCGCCACTTTATGACATCAGCAAAATCAGCAGCCGCAACATTATCGTCCGGCCTAATACCGACAACGACCAACTGCTCAATGTCGACATGATTATTATCAATAACGCCAATTTCGACCAGCCCTACCCGAAGATTCGGGTGACCTTTAGTGATGTCAATAATACCGTGATCAGCTCCCGCGGCTTTACCAAGGATGAATATTTGCACGGCGAGCTGAGTGGCAGCAAGCAAATGCCTAAGCAGCGACAAATACATGTGCCGCTGCTATTGGTCAGCCCCGGTGACAACGCCATCAACTATAAGATTACTTTCGAAGCGGACGAAAAAAAATAA
- the purH gene encoding bifunctional phosphoribosylaminoimidazolecarboxamide formyltransferase/IMP cyclohydrolase: protein MSDLHPVKRALISVSDKSGIVEFARELIAQGVEILSTGGTYKLLKDNDLSVVEVSEYTGFPEMMDGRVKTLHPKVHGGILGRRGTDEAIMTEHGIDAIDMVVVNLYPFSATVANPDCSLEDAIENIDIGGPTMVRAAAKNHAHVNIVVNASDYQAIIAEMAANNASTTLATRFDLAIKAYEHTAAYDGAIANYFGTKVPGGSENFPRTFNTQFVKAQELRYGENPHQNSAFYVEADQQEASISTAQQLQGKALSYNNIADTDAALECVKNFTAPACVIVKHANPCGVAVADNILDAYNLAFATDTESAFGGIIAFNRALDVNTAQAIVDRQFVEVIIAPSIEDGVSDIIAAKKNVRLLECGQWQQAGHAFDYKRVNGGLLVQDRDQGMVLGADLKVVSQRQPSEEEIRDLLFAWKVAKFVKSNAIVFAKNGQTVGVGAGQMSRINSARIAAIKAEHAGLEVAGSVMASDAFFPFRDGIDNAAQSGISCVIQPGGSMRDEEVIAAADEAGMAMVFTGMRHFRH from the coding sequence ATGAGCGATTTACATCCCGTTAAAAGAGCCTTAATAAGCGTCTCCGACAAGAGCGGCATTGTTGAATTTGCCCGTGAGCTTATCGCTCAAGGCGTTGAAATTTTGTCCACCGGCGGCACCTATAAACTACTGAAAGACAACGACCTCAGCGTTGTCGAAGTTTCTGAGTACACCGGTTTCCCTGAAATGATGGATGGCCGCGTCAAAACCCTTCACCCGAAGGTGCACGGCGGCATCTTGGGTCGTCGCGGCACCGACGAGGCAATTATGACCGAGCACGGTATCGATGCCATCGACATGGTCGTGGTTAATCTCTACCCCTTCTCTGCCACCGTTGCCAACCCGGATTGTAGCCTCGAAGACGCTATCGAGAACATCGATATTGGTGGCCCAACCATGGTTCGCGCGGCGGCTAAGAACCACGCCCACGTCAATATCGTGGTCAACGCCTCGGACTATCAGGCGATTATTGCCGAAATGGCCGCCAACAATGCCAGCACCACCCTGGCCACTCGCTTCGATCTAGCCATCAAAGCCTATGAGCACACCGCCGCTTATGACGGCGCCATTGCCAACTACTTTGGTACCAAGGTTCCCGGCGGCAGCGAAAACTTTCCGCGCACCTTTAACACCCAGTTTGTTAAGGCTCAGGAGTTGCGTTACGGCGAAAACCCACACCAGAACTCAGCCTTTTACGTCGAGGCCGACCAACAGGAGGCGTCGATCTCTACCGCTCAGCAGTTACAAGGCAAGGCGCTGTCGTACAACAACATTGCCGACACCGATGCCGCTCTCGAGTGTGTTAAAAACTTTACCGCACCGGCCTGTGTCATCGTCAAACACGCCAACCCCTGTGGCGTTGCCGTTGCCGACAATATCCTCGATGCTTACAACCTCGCCTTTGCCACCGACACCGAGTCAGCCTTTGGCGGCATCATCGCCTTCAACCGTGCCCTCGATGTCAATACCGCTCAGGCCATTGTCGACCGTCAGTTTGTCGAGGTCATCATTGCCCCCAGCATCGAAGACGGTGTCAGCGACATCATCGCCGCCAAGAAAAACGTCCGTCTCCTCGAATGCGGCCAGTGGCAGCAAGCCGGTCACGCCTTCGACTACAAGCGCGTCAACGGTGGTCTGTTGGTTCAGGACCGTGATCAAGGCATGGTACTCGGCGCCGATCTCAAGGTTGTCAGCCAACGTCAGCCCAGTGAAGAAGAGATCCGCGATCTATTATTCGCCTGGAAAGTCGCCAAGTTTGTTAAGTCTAACGCCATCGTCTTCGCCAAGAACGGCCAAACCGTTGGCGTTGGTGCCGGTCAGATGAGCCGCATCAACTCTGCCCGCATCGCCGCCATCAAGGCCGAGCATGCAGGCTTGGAAGTAGCCGGTTCGGTGATGGCATCAGACGCCTTCTTCCCCTTCCGTGATGGTATCGATAACGCCGCCCAATCGGGCATCAGCTGTGTTATCCAGCCCGGCGGTTCGATGCGTGACGAGGAAGTCATCGCCGCCGCAGATGAGGCTGGCATGGCCATGGTCTTTACCGGCATGCGCCACTTCCGCCACTAA
- a CDS encoding OsmC family protein, with the protein MKATVKWVDGAMFVGETGSGNSVIMDGPEDHGGRNMGPRPMEMLLLGVGGCSNFDVMSMLKKSRQQFTDCKVEITAERADAVPAVFTKIHLHFVVTGKALKEAQVKRAVSLSAEKYCSASIMLGAAGVEISHDYVIVNEE; encoded by the coding sequence ATGAAAGCGACCGTAAAATGGGTTGATGGCGCAATGTTTGTCGGTGAAACCGGCAGCGGTAACAGTGTGATTATGGATGGCCCGGAAGATCACGGCGGCCGTAATATGGGGCCACGTCCGATGGAAATGTTGCTGCTGGGTGTCGGTGGTTGTTCCAATTTCGATGTGATGAGTATGCTGAAAAAGTCCCGTCAGCAGTTTACCGATTGTAAGGTCGAGATTACTGCTGAGCGTGCCGACGCGGTGCCGGCAGTGTTTACCAAGATTCATCTGCACTTTGTCGTCACCGGCAAGGCGTTGAAGGAGGCGCAGGTAAAGCGAGCGGTATCGTTATCGGCAGAGAAATACTGTTCGGCTTCGATTATGCTGGGAGCGGCCGGTGTTGAAATCAGTCATGATTACGTTATTGTCAACGAAGAATAA